The DNA segment TGACGTGGAGCCCTCCCTGAAGGTTATGTTGTTTACCGAGTACAGCAGGAGGATGAGCATCATTCCGAAGATCAGCATGAACTCAAGTGAGACCTGACCGCGCTTTTTTATCACCATATTTCTCCCCTCAGTATGGTATATCTCTGAGCATCTATTTAATCGTTACTCCCGGGCTTTTCAGCGTTTACGACGGCGAAAAGACCTGTTCCAGCCTTTATAGTCATGACACCGAAGTAATCACCGCTGAATATTTTGAACTTATACCTCTCTGGCTGAAGGGAATGCTTTTCAATGAGCCCTTTCAGTTCATCAATAAAGAACTGCGTCAGCTCGTAGTAGATTAAATCAAGCTTTTCCCGGGTGGAATCCCTTATCAGAAGAACCGTGGGGAGCACTGCAAGCCCAAGTATAAGGTAAGGCTGGCCCAGCACTGCGGTAGCGACTGATGCGGCAGCGATAAGCGCACCTACTGCGGCGTAGCTCATCCTTTCCCTCTTCTTCGCTTCCTTGATCTCCTTGACCTTCTGCTCCCAGATGTCCAGCAGGGCAGGGTTGTAAAAGTCAAACGCGGTATGGCGCTTTCCCTTCGCTATCCGCTCCCTGATGAGGTCGTCCCAGTCGTCCCTGTAGTAGATTACCTCCCCGTGGAGCTTTGCCCTCTCCGCATCGAGGGAGGATATAATCCTGATGATGTCCTCGGCGCTCTCGTGGGCTATGTGGGAGTAGACCTCCTTCTCGTCCAGCTCCAAGGCCACCTCCACGGAATCCCGGATGGGCTCAGTCATTCTCCCCCCTCCGGAGCTTCCTGATTACCCCTTCTATGTCCCCTACCCCGTCGGGGAATATCTCCTTGAGCTCACTTCCCCCCTTAGCGTACACGTCGTCGAAGTCGGGCAGGCCGCTTAGGAGCTCTTTCTTTTTGGTCTCCGCTTCCTCCTTCGCTTCCATGAATGACTGGGCGTACCTCTTTGCGGTGATTATTATGTCCTCTATGCTCCTGCTCTCATAGATGCCGCTGAGGAGCGTAACGACCTCCACTTCCCTCTCGCGCGGGTCTGGATAGAAGCCCCGGAATATCTGCTTGCCCCTTATCTTGTTGGTGAGGTAATCTAGGGCCTCAAAGATCTCCGCCGCCTTCAGGGTCTCCGGCGGGCCGTGGATGGCGACCAGTCCGTAGAGCGCCGACTCAATGTTCGCCTCAAGGTACAGGCCCTCGCTCTCGAAGGACTTTATTATTAACCTGGAGAGGCTTTTGACTTTGTTCGCCTCGGCTTTGGCATAGCCGACTGTTGCAAAGCTTCCGAAGGCCTTCAGGACAAATTTCAAGTCGCTCGCATCCAGCGTCTGTTCGCCGGGGACGTCAACCAGGGCTAAGAGCGACGCTATCCTCTCAACGATGGTGTAGTTTATCCTCTCGTAGGCGCGCGTTATGTCATCACTGCCCTCCTTGAGCTTGTTGTTGTCTATGGCTATTATGGAATCGGCAATCTTGGAGAGCTTGTCGATGGTTATTGCGGCGTTTATGGTCGGTCTTATGCCCTCCTCTTTGAGGGGGAGCGCCCCTATCGCCACCACAAGGGAGTCTGGGTACTCCTCTTTGAGGGCTTTAGCTAAAACGGGCGTTCCCCCGGCGCCCGTCCCGCCTCCGAAACCGAAGGTCAGGAAGAATATATCGATGTCCTCGTAGCCTATTATTGAGCCTACTTTGCGCATGACCAGCGGTAGGTCGCGCTTCATGGCTTCCCTGCCGAGTATCGGGTTCGCGTTGACCCCCTTGCCTCCGGTCAGGCTCTCGCCTATCAGTATCCTCCGCTCATGTGGGACGTGCTTGAGGTAATCCAGGTCTCCCTTCGACGTGTTTATGGCCAGAGCCTCAAAATCAACCAGAGCGAAGAGGTCGGCTATCTTCGTCCCGCACTGGCCGACCCCGATGATTAGAGCCCTCACCTCTTAATCACCCCGCCACTATTACCCTCACCCTTCCGTTCTCGATGAGGAGAACCATCGCGTCTCCCCTTATGTATCTGATGAAGCCGGTGGTAAAGACTTCTTTGGCGATTCCTGCGTTCTCCGGTTCGTAGAGCACAAAGAGGACTACCCCCTTGGGGGTCTTACCCGGGACGAGGACAACGGCTTTGTTGGTGGGTACGGTGATGTTTCCGACGGTGACGGTTCCTTCCTCCACGTAGAACTTCAGGTACGGGTTGTATGGCCTGAGCGGGTAGTCTCCAAAGTTTGCCATGACTATGTAACTGTCCTCGTCAATCGAGGTCGTGTTGAGCTGGATAAAGCCGCCGCTGAAGAGGTCGTTGAGGGTATTTATTATCTCCCCGACGCTCTCGTTGTCCATGCCGGGCGCTATTATTCCGAACACATCGCTGTCAAGAGCACTCCTTATGTCGTAGAGGCTCACTGGAGGAACGTACTGGAAGCGTGAGAGGTAGTCTATTGCACTGGCAATCTCTATCGTCTTTTTGTCTATGGCACCGGAGTCTCTGGCGTTCATGACGAAGTCAAGGGTCTGGTTGGTGTAGTTGTAACCGTAGCCGATGAGGAGGTCGGTCGCCCTGACCGTGAGTTCAACTGTCGGGGTTCCGGGGAATTCCCTGTTCTTTTCCCAGACGTAGTACGTCTTCCAGTACGGCCAGCCCCCATTGAGTCTCTGATCGATGAGCCACTCGATATGGGGCTTAAGCTCTTCTGGGGTGGCTATCCCCTCCAGGGCCTCCAGGACGGTTATGGTCGTCAGTACGTCCGGTTTGAGCATGTAGGAGTAGTACTCGGTGGTTACGTATGTCCCCCATCCGCCGTTGCTTATGCTCAGGAGCCAGTCCTTTGCCTTCTGGATAAGGGGATCGTTTGCGGAAACCCCGAGCTCACGGAGGGCCTTGATCGCCAGGGCGGTCTCGTAGGGTTGCGGCCCAAGTACAGTGTTGCCCCAGAGGCCGTAGTCGAGCTGGACACTCCGTATCAGTTCCTCCGCCTGGGCTTTCTCCTCGGTGGTTATGTTGCTGTACATGAGAAGCGTTTTAAGGGCGTAGTAGTATCCGACGGACATCCTGTGGTTCTTCTCCATCCAGGCCGCGTCGTTCTTAAATGCCTCCCTCGTCCACGCGAGGGCCTTCTCTATGCTCTCCTCCTCAGGATAGCACGCCTGAATGGCGGTCAGTGCATAATAGGTGGCCTTTTCATCCGAGGGCTCGTTGAGTCCGAGGCCCCATCCGCCGTCAGGGTTCTGCATGTTTTTGAGCTCCTGACACGGCATCTCGTAGGGGTTCTTGACCTCCTTTGCAGGGGGCAGTTCGAAGGTGGTTGAAAGGGCCATGAGGGCGTAAGATGTGGTGGCTATGAGCTCCGTTGATGAGAACAGATCCGGAGTGTTCATCCAGTACACAAGGTCGTTTGTGCTTTTGCCGTATGATTCGAGTTTGATTAGTATTCTCGCGGTGTCAAAATCCACGGGAGTGTACAGGACAAGGGCGTACGTGAGCATGGCACGCTCCTTCATCTTCAGGCCGTCCTCGTTGAGGAGGAGCTCCTTTACGCTCTCCAACGTCTCGTTGGATACCTGGTAGCCTATGCTGTGGTAGGCTATGAGCCTGAGGGCGAGTGCCTCGTACTCGGGGATATCGCAGGTGGCGTTCTCCACGTACTCAACAGCGTTTCTGACTACCCTGCTGTTGTAGCTGTATCCGTTCTCGCCTAGGGCCCAGAGGGCCAGCAGCGTCGGATAGCAGGAGCTCGGTGTTCCGGGCACGTACCCCCAACCCGCCTTGTTTTCGGCAGAGAGAAGGTATGAAAGGCCGCGGTTGAGGGCTGATTTTATCTCCAGCCTCTCCAGGGTCTTGAGGTGCGGATAAGCCCTCTTGAGGGCTATGACGGCATAGGCCGTGTCGAGCACGTTGCTGGTCTCCCTGGGATAGAGACCCCATCCGCCGTCCGGATTCTGATAGCTGAGCATGCTGTTGACAAGGGTAACCAGGTCGGGTGTTATGTCCCAGTTCAGGTCACTGGCCCCCACCGAGAGGGCCATTATGGCCAGGCTTATCTCCCTCGTCTGTTGGGTGGATTTGGCGGCATCTTTGAGAAACCTTGCGGAGCCGTCTATTGCTCCGGCGCTAACGGCTGGAATCAGCATGAGAACAATCATTACTAGAGCCAGAACCTTCTTCATCACCTTACACCCCTAAGCTCATTCTAAGCGGCCAGAATAAATAAACTTTTTCCATAATGGGGAGAAGAGGGGGCTCAGTGTCCTATGAACCTGCCTTCCCTGCCGGAGCCGTGAGAATCAACGTCGTCCCTCATGATGAGCACGACCCTGCTCGGCTCGTACTCGTCCTCGATGTGGTATCCGGGGAGGTGCCTGACGAGCTCCTCAGCGAAGGCCCGTATCTCCTCGTGGCGGGGCATGTTGTTGATAGTCAGCCTGTTCCTCGAAAAGCCGACGAACATGTAAGCCTTGGCCTCAACGAACATCGGGTTGGCCAGCTTTATCAGCTTCGCGTAGCCCTCCGGGTTGTGCATGTTCTCGCCCTTGACGAGGGTGAGCCTGACCACCGTCCTCGTATCGGCGCTGCCCATAAGTCTGAGGAACTCCTTTATCTTGTCCCAACCATCTGGAATCATCGGCACGTTGACGCCCTTGTAGGTCTCGATGTCCGGAGCTGTCAGCGAGACGTAGAGCTGGGTCGGGAGCTTGTCCTCCCTGATCATCTCCTCAAGCCTTTCCGGGACGGTTCCGTTCGTGACTATGAAGGTGGTAAATCCGCGCTTGTGGAACTCCTCCACCAGGTCACCCATGTAGGGGTAGAGCATTGGCTCGCCGGAGAGGCTTATGGCGGCGTGCTTCGGGTTCCACGCCTCCTCGAACTTCTTCATGTTTATGCCCGGCATGCCCTTGTAGCCGACGAGGAGCTTGCGCTGGGCCTTTATGCTCTCCTCAACGATGAAGGCGGGGTCGTCCCATGGTTCTGGAAGCTCGGTTCCAAGGAAGCCCTCCATCGGGCGCCAGCAGAATATGCAGTTGTGGCTGCACCACGCTGTAACTGGTGTCATCTGGAGGCAGCGGTGGCTGTGTATCCCGTAGAACTTCTGCTTGTAGCAGAACCTGTCCTTCTTTATGCTCTCCTTTAGCCAGTGGCATAGCTTGACCGAGCTGTGCCTTCCCACCAGGGCGTAGTGCTGCTTCTTAAACAGTCTCGCGATCTCCTCGGGCATGTTGGGGTTAGACTTGAAAGTTAATGCCATTAGCCTCACCTAAATCTCTCTCTGGGTTCAACTCATGGAATCCTTTTAAAAAGGTGATGGGTCAGGAGTGGGATATTTTATCGTCGAAAAATAGTTCGGCAATCTGCGAAAACTTTAAAAGCTGGCCGTCGCTTTTTCCTCCATGTTCGAGAGAGTGAAGCCAGAACCCGCGCTAAATGCAAAGGAGATTAAAATTGACTTCTTTGAGGACGAGGTTGAGCCGGTTGAGAGGCCCAGGATTAAATTCCTCTTCGAGGTCAAACGCAATCGCTCAGCGTAGCGTTTATCAGGACGATGTCCTCGAAAAATACATGCATCCTAGCTGCTATTTTTCCCCTCAGCCCGGCTTTTTCCAGCTGTTTAATGGTCTCATCCACCCCGGTTATCGAGCTCTGGACTATCTGGACGACTCCGCAGGGCTTGAGGTATTCTGGGACTTCCCGGATAAACCTGTCGAGGACTTCTCTTCCACTTTTGCCCCCCACCAGTGCCAGGTCTATCGGCTCCTCCGGTTCGCCGGGGAGGTAGGGGGCGTTGAAGGTTATCACGTCGAACTTTCCGGAAACGTTCTCAAAGAGGTCGCTCAGGCGGAACTCAATGTTTTGGATGCCGTTCAGCCTGGCGTTTTCTCTAGCTAGTTCAACCGCGAGGGGGTTAATATCCACCCCCAGAACGAAGCGGGCTTTTCTGGCCATCAGAAGGGCTATCAGCCCTGTGCCCGTGCCGACGTCGAGTGCCCTGTCGCCTTCCCTGACCGCGAGGTTCTCCGCTAAGAGGAACGTGTCTTCGGCTGGTTCATAGACATCTGGATGAAGCTTGAGTTTGATACCGTAATAGGTGGGCATGACGTGGGGTATGATGTTCAGTTTTTGAACTTAACGGAGAGTGTTAACCGAAGCCGCTGATACTTTGTAAATCTGACACGTTCTTTTTTTCAAGTTGGATCCGGGACAACATCTCATCCTCAGAACTTTCAATTTTTCCACTGGTCACAACCCAAGGCTTAAATTATTTGTCATCAATGTTCTTGACTGCTTGTGGATGTATGTAAATGGGCAGGAAGGATATAACAATTGCTCTAGTGGCCCTGATTGTGCTTTCCCTTTTAGGGGTTCCAGCGACGGCAGAAAAGCCTGAGCTTGTTAGAGTGATAGTGCACGTGGACAGGGGACACTTCAACACGGCAGACGTTGCCACGATAGGCGGCCACGTTGTTTATCAGTTTAAGCTGATAGACGCGGTAGTAGTGGAAGTGCCTTCAACAGCCGTGGGAAGGCTCAAGAAGCTTCCGGGAGTCAAAATGGTAGAGTTTGACCACAAGGCGAGGATACTTGCCGGGCCACCCTCCTGGCTCGGAGGTGGACAGCCTTCCCAGCAGATTCCGTGGGGAATCAGCAGAGTCAGAGCCCCGGATGTATGGGGCATAACCGATGGCTCTGGAGGTGTTATTGAGGTCGCCGTTCTTGATACTGGGGTTGACTACGACCATCCGGATCTGGCTGGTAATATAGCATGGTGTGTTAGCACTCTCCGGGGCAGGGTTACAACAAATCCAGCCCAGTGTAAAGACCAGAATGGTCATGGGACACATGTTATAGGGACAATAGCCGCGCTCAACAATGACATCGGCGTTGTTGGTGTTGCTCCCGGGGTTGAAATATACTCCATCAGGGTTCTGGATGCAAGCGGGAGCGGTTCCTACAGCGATATAGCCATCGGAATCGAACAGGCCCTCCTTGGCCCCGATGGAATTCTCGACAAGGACGGCGACGGGATAATCGTCGGCGACCCGGACGACGATGCCGCAGAAGTTATAAGCATGTCCCTCGGAGGCCCAACGGACGACCAGTATCTCCACGACATGATTATCACGGCATACAACTACGGTGTGGTTATAGTGGCAGCGAGCGGCAACGAGGGAGCTTCCAGTCCCAGCTATCCCGCCGCATATCCTGAGGTCATAGCCGTTGGTGCGAGTGATGTAAACGATCAGATCGCTTCCTGGAGCAACAGACAGCCAGAAGTTAGTGCTCCGGGCGTTGACATTCTAAGCACCTACCCGGACGACACCTACGAGACCCTCAGCGGAACCAGCATGGCAACGCCACACGTCAGCGGTGTGGTTGCTCTCATACAGGCGGCCTACTACAACAAGTACGGCAAGGTTCTCCCGGTTGGAACCTTCGACGACATGGGAACCAACACCGTCAGGGGAATCCTCCACGTTACGGCCGATGACCTTGGGGACGCTGGCTGGGACATATACTACGGCTACGGAATAGTCCGGGCAGACTTAGCCGTTCAGGCGGCCATCGGCTGATTTTCATTTCTTATTTTTGCCATCCCCTGTTAAAAAGCTTGCAACAATCGGAGAGATGATTCTCAAGAAACGTTCTGAGACAATTTTGTATGAAGAGAAAAAGAAATCACTTCCTCTTCCACTCGGTGTAGCCGCACCTACCGCAGCTCCAGCGGTCCTTGTGCTCGGCCATAAACACTCCAGGACCGCAGCGCGGGCAGAACTTGTTCTTCCTCCTGACCTTACCGCCCTGAACCTCGTACATCTTCCACTTCTGCCCCATTTCACTCCTCCTCCTTTGTGATTATTCCGTCCCTTATGAGGATGTACTCGGGCTCGATGTAGAGCATCCTCTCCTTGCTCTCATAAGCTTTCGCGTAGCCCTTACTAACGCGGTTGCCAAAGTAGCTCCTTATGTACTGGAGCACGACCGTCTCCGGGTTGAGGTCGAGCATGGCGACGAGCTTGCCCTTGACATCGGCCCTGCTCGGCGTCGGTTCACCCTCGTGGATGACATCGAAGTATATCTCCTTTCTCCCGAGGAGCTTGTTCTCCCTTATCTCGGTAACCTTAATCTCCATCGCGAACCACCTCCATCTTAGACATGAGCTTCCCACACTTGAGCTTGCATTCGGGTGTTACCCTTATAAGCACTACTCCCTCATCCGGCTGGCCGTAGAGCACGATCGAGCCAAGGGGCGCGTAGAGCACGGCCGGAATGGCCGCCAAATCCTCCTCACCGCACACCTTTATGTAAACCCTCCGGCCCCTTTCGGCCAGTCCAAAGCCCTTTCTGATTGCGTTTAATAAAGCTTTCGTTATCGTCCCGGCCGGGTTCTGGACGGTCATCACCACAGCGCCGGTCTCGATGTCCGGGTTGTACTCCCGGCGTTTCGTTTTGTGGTCGTATATCGCCACGCTCGGCTTTATCCCGAGCCTGAGGACGTTTTCTGTGACCACGTCTCCAACCGTAACAACGTGTCGCGCTTTTTCAAGCTCCTCCCTAATCCGGAGGTACGGCTCGGGAATCTCGCCCTCTACGAGCTCACCGAGGGGAACCTTCAGCTCCCGTCTGAGTTCGGGCGTTAGTACGAACAGCATCATCTGACCCTTATGGCGTACTTTCCTGGGACCTTAACGCCCAGTTTTTCGGCTATCCTCGACTTCTTTGGCTCGGTGATTATGACGAGGTCAAACCACTCGTCGCTCAGATCCCTGCTGCCGCAGACCGGACAGCGGTCTTCCGTGGTTATGTAGTGGCAGTGCCTGCACGCCCTCTCCTTCGTCATGCCTCAGCCTCCCTGCGCTTCTCCTTTTCTATCCAGTCCTTCTTTCCGAGACCGGGCTGGCGCATGGTGAGGCCTATCTTGTTCTCTCTGATTACCCTGCTCTTGATGCTTATGGCGATGACCCTTGCCCTGACTTCGTCCCCGAGCTTGAGGATCCTCTTGGTCTCCTTACCGAGGAACTGCTTGTTCTTCTCGTCGAAGACGACGTAGTCATCCATGAGCTGGCTGATGTGGACGAGACCGTCCATCGGGCCGATTCTGATGAAGGCACCGTAGGGCGCGACATCTATAACCTCGCCCTCAACGACCTCGTGCATCTCGGGCTTCCAGACGAGGACGTCAAAGACAACCTCATGGTAGGTTGCACCGTCTCCGGGCACGATGACTCCCTGGCCTATCTCCTCAACGTCCATTACCGCCAGAATAACGCCCTCGTCCCTATCATAGATACCCTCGTAGGTCTCGCGGAGGACGAGTTTGGCGGCTTCCTTTGGATCCATCGTGAACATCCTGGGCGGGATCCTCACAACGTCCTTAATCTTCAGGAGCTTGTACATGCCTTTACCTCCCCTTGGGATAGGAATAGAAAGAGAAAATCACTCCTCCTTGCCGAACTTCTCCTTGTACATCTCGATGGCCCTGAGTATCTCCCTCTTGGCCTCCTCGGCGTTGCCCCAGCCCTCTATCTTGGTGGTCTTTCCTTGCAGCTCCTTGTACCTCTGGAAGAAGTGGGCGATCTCGTCGAGGAAAGCCTTGGGAACATCACTTATGTCCTTCCAGTCGTTGAAGTAGGGGTCCTCGACCGGAACGGCGAGAACCTTCCAGTCCTTATCGCCAGAGTCCTCCATCTTCATGATGCCTATCGGCCTGGCCTCGATGATGGTGAGCGGGTAGACAGGTTCGCGCATGATGACCATGATGTCGAAGGGGTCGCCGTCGTCGTACCAGGTCTGCGGGATTATTCCGTAGTCGACCGGA comes from the Thermococcus thioreducens genome and includes:
- the spt4 gene encoding transcription elongation factor subunit Spt4, which translates into the protein MTKERACRHCHYITTEDRCPVCGSRDLSDEWFDLVIITEPKKSRIAEKLGVKVPGKYAIRVR
- a CDS encoding prenyltransferase/squalene oxidase repeat-containing protein, which codes for MKKVLALVMIVLMLIPAVSAGAIDGSARFLKDAAKSTQQTREISLAIMALSVGASDLNWDITPDLVTLVNSMLSYQNPDGGWGLYPRETSNVLDTAYAVIALKRAYPHLKTLERLEIKSALNRGLSYLLSAENKAGWGYVPGTPSSCYPTLLALWALGENGYSYNSRVVRNAVEYVENATCDIPEYEALALRLIAYHSIGYQVSNETLESVKELLLNEDGLKMKERAMLTYALVLYTPVDFDTARILIKLESYGKSTNDLVYWMNTPDLFSSTELIATTSYALMALSTTFELPPAKEVKNPYEMPCQELKNMQNPDGGWGLGLNEPSDEKATYYALTAIQACYPEEESIEKALAWTREAFKNDAAWMEKNHRMSVGYYYALKTLLMYSNITTEEKAQAEELIRSVQLDYGLWGNTVLGPQPYETALAIKALRELGVSANDPLIQKAKDWLLSISNGGWGTYVTTEYYSYMLKPDVLTTITVLEALEGIATPEELKPHIEWLIDQRLNGGWPYWKTYYVWEKNREFPGTPTVELTVRATDLLIGYGYNYTNQTLDFVMNARDSGAIDKKTIEIASAIDYLSRFQYVPPVSLYDIRSALDSDVFGIIAPGMDNESVGEIINTLNDLFSGGFIQLNTTSIDEDSYIVMANFGDYPLRPYNPYLKFYVEEGTVTVGNITVPTNKAVVLVPGKTPKGVVLFVLYEPENAGIAKEVFTTGFIRYIRGDAMVLLIENGRVRVIVAG
- the twy1 gene encoding 4-demethylwyosine synthase TYW1, which codes for MALTFKSNPNMPEEIARLFKKQHYALVGRHSSVKLCHWLKESIKKDRFCYKQKFYGIHSHRCLQMTPVTAWCSHNCIFCWRPMEGFLGTELPEPWDDPAFIVEESIKAQRKLLVGYKGMPGINMKKFEEAWNPKHAAISLSGEPMLYPYMGDLVEEFHKRGFTTFIVTNGTVPERLEEMIREDKLPTQLYVSLTAPDIETYKGVNVPMIPDGWDKIKEFLRLMGSADTRTVVRLTLVKGENMHNPEGYAKLIKLANPMFVEAKAYMFVGFSRNRLTINNMPRHEEIRAFAEELVRHLPGYHIEDEYEPSRVVLIMRDDVDSHGSGREGRFIGH
- a CDS encoding inorganic diphosphatase, with amino-acid sequence MNPFHELEPGPEVPEVVYALIEIPKGSRNKYELDKKTGLLKLDRVLYSPFFYPVDYGIIPQTWYDDGDPFDIMVIMREPVYPLTIIEARPIGIMKMEDSGDKDWKVLAVPVEDPYFNDWKDISDVPKAFLDEIAHFFQRYKELQGKTTKIEGWGNAEEAKREILRAIEMYKEKFGKEE
- a CDS encoding FtsZ/tubulin family protein, which encodes MRALIIGVGQCGTKIADLFALVDFEALAINTSKGDLDYLKHVPHERRILIGESLTGGKGVNANPILGREAMKRDLPLVMRKVGSIIGYEDIDIFFLTFGFGGGTGAGGTPVLAKALKEEYPDSLVVAIGALPLKEEGIRPTINAAITIDKLSKIADSIIAIDNNKLKEGSDDITRAYERINYTIVERIASLLALVDVPGEQTLDASDLKFVLKAFGSFATVGYAKAEANKVKSLSRLIIKSFESEGLYLEANIESALYGLVAIHGPPETLKAAEIFEALDYLTNKIRGKQIFRGFYPDPREREVEVVTLLSGIYESRSIEDIIITAKRYAQSFMEAKEEAETKKKELLSGLPDFDDVYAKGGSELKEIFPDGVGDIEGVIRKLRRGEND
- a CDS encoding HemK2/MTQ2 family protein methyltransferase; this translates as MPTYYGIKLKLHPDVYEPAEDTFLLAENLAVREGDRALDVGTGTGLIALLMARKARFVLGVDINPLAVELARENARLNGIQNIEFRLSDLFENVSGKFDVITFNAPYLPGEPEEPIDLALVGGKSGREVLDRFIREVPEYLKPCGVVQIVQSSITGVDETIKQLEKAGLRGKIAARMHVFFEDIVLINATLSDCV
- a CDS encoding DNA-directed RNA polymerase, yielding MYKLLKIKDVVRIPPRMFTMDPKEAAKLVLRETYEGIYDRDEGVILAVMDVEEIGQGVIVPGDGATYHEVVFDVLVWKPEMHEVVEGEVIDVAPYGAFIRIGPMDGLVHISQLMDDYVVFDEKNKQFLGKETKRILKLGDEVRARVIAISIKSRVIRENKIGLTMRQPGLGKKDWIEKEKRREAEA
- a CDS encoding S8 family peptidase, with translation MGRKDITIALVALIVLSLLGVPATAEKPELVRVIVHVDRGHFNTADVATIGGHVVYQFKLIDAVVVEVPSTAVGRLKKLPGVKMVEFDHKARILAGPPSWLGGGQPSQQIPWGISRVRAPDVWGITDGSGGVIEVAVLDTGVDYDHPDLAGNIAWCVSTLRGRVTTNPAQCKDQNGHGTHVIGTIAALNNDIGVVGVAPGVEIYSIRVLDASGSGSYSDIAIGIEQALLGPDGILDKDGDGIIVGDPDDDAAEVISMSLGGPTDDQYLHDMIITAYNYGVVIVAASGNEGASSPSYPAAYPEVIAVGASDVNDQIASWSNRQPEVSAPGVDILSTYPDDTYETLSGTSMATPHVSGVVALIQAAYYNKYGKVLPVGTFDDMGTNTVRGILHVTADDLGDAGWDIYYGYGIVRADLAVQAAIG
- a CDS encoding 30S ribosomal protein S27ae, with the protein product MGQKWKMYEVQGGKVRRKNKFCPRCGPGVFMAEHKDRWSCGRCGYTEWKRK
- a CDS encoding GTP-dependent dephospho-CoA kinase, translating into MMLFVLTPELRRELKVPLGELVEGEIPEPYLRIREELEKARHVVTVGDVVTENVLRLGIKPSVAIYDHKTKRREYNPDIETGAVVMTVQNPAGTITKALLNAIRKGFGLAERGRRVYIKVCGEEDLAAIPAVLYAPLGSIVLYGQPDEGVVLIRVTPECKLKCGKLMSKMEVVRDGD
- a CDS encoding 30S ribosomal protein S24e — encoded protein: MEIKVTEIRENKLLGRKEIYFDVIHEGEPTPSRADVKGKLVAMLDLNPETVVLQYIRSYFGNRVSKGYAKAYESKERMLYIEPEYILIRDGIITKEEE